The Trichosurus vulpecula isolate mTriVul1 chromosome 3, mTriVul1.pri, whole genome shotgun sequence genome includes a window with the following:
- the CYSRT1 gene encoding cysteine-rich tail protein 1 codes for MDPLEAVVKNPYTSINIPRAHLRPDLEHQLEQSQDTPYPAAKPSPAPAYSLPTVGGWTQEEAKGGSQIYTQESWQHPGNPYSGLQQASGTTEPPYTTVPPARPGDDIAHHCCCCPCCRCCHCPRCCRCHRCCCVVS; via the coding sequence ATGGACCCCCTTGAAGCTGTGGTGAAGAACCCTTACACCAGCATTAACATCCCCCGAGCCCACCTCCGCCCAGACCTAGAACATCAGCTGGAACAAAGCCAGGACACTCCGTACCCTGCGGCCAAGCCTAGCCCTGCACCGGCTTACTCCCTGCCAACTGTGGGTGGGTGGACCCAGGAGGAAGCCAAAGGAGGGTCTCAAATCTATACCCAGGAGTCTTGGCAACACCCAGGGAATCCTTACTCTGGCCTGCAGCAGGCGTCAGGGACCACAGAGCCACCTTATACAACTGTCCCACCTGCACGGCCTGGAGACGACATTGCccatcactgctgctgctgcccctgtTGCCGTTGCTGTCACTGCCCTCGCTGCTGCCGTTGCCACCGCTGTTGCTGTGTGGTCTCTTAG
- the RNF208 gene encoding RING finger protein 208 — protein MPAPPGPEASGWPGLLMSCLKGPQVILKMETMKIVHPEKFPELQAGTPRYTPTPRPAPALAPKRAWPSDTEIIVNQACGGDVPALEGVPRTPPPPRRPRKSSAELGFPRVAPGDEVIVNQYVLRPGPAGEPLECPTCGHTYNLTQRRPRVLSCLHSVCEQCLQILYESCPKYKFISCPTCRRETVLFTDYGLAALAVNTSILSRLPPEALTAPPGQWGGEAEGSCYQTFRQYCGAACTCHVRNPLSSCAIM, from the coding sequence ATGCCGGCGCCCCCTGGGCCCGAGGCGAGTGGCTGGCCCGGCCTCCTCATGTCCTGCCTGAAGGGCCCACAGGTCATCCTCAAGATGGAGACCATGAAGATCGTCCACCCTGAGAAGTTCCCAGAGCTCCAGGCGGGTACTCCTCGCTATACACCCACCCCCAGGCCTGCTCCTGCCCTGGCCCCCAAGAGGGCCTGGCCTTCTGACACCGAGATCATTGTCAATCAAGCCTGCGGTGGGGATGTGCCTGCCCTGGAAGGGGTACCTCGCACACCACCTCCACCTAGGAGGCCCCGGAAGAGCAGTGCTGAGCTGGGCTTCCCCCGTGTAGCTCCTGGTGATGAGGTCATTGTGAACCAATATGTGTTACGGCCTGGCCCAGCTGGGGAGCCTCTGGAGTGCCCAACCTGTGGGCACACATACAACCTGACCCAGCGGCGTCCACGTGTACTCTCATGTCTGCATTCTGTGTGTGAGCAGTGTCTACAAATCCTTTATGAGTCCTGCCCCAAGTACAAATTCATCTCTTGCCCTACTTGCCGCAGGGAGACTGTGCTCTTCACTGACTACGGGCTGGCTGCCCTGGCTGTCAATACATCCATCTTGAGTCGCCTGCCACCAGAGGCACTGACTGCCCCACCTGGCCAGTGGGGTGGTGAGGCTGAGGGCAGCTGCTACCAGACCTTCCGCCAGTACTGTGGGGCTGCCTGTACCTGCCACGTCCGGAACCCGCTGTCCTCCTGTGCTATCATGTAG